The genomic region GAAAAATTTGAAGATCCTGTCATTCGCATTTTAGCGATCGCGGCAATCGTTGCTTTGAGTGCAGGAGCAGTTAAAGGGGAATACACCGAAAGTATCGGCATTATTCTCGCCATCATCCTGGCAACAACATTAGCGTTTGTTAACGAATATAAAGCCAATCAAGAATTTGAAATTCTAAACCAGGTTTACGACGACATTCAAGTGCGAGTCATTCGCGATGGCATCGTCACCACCATTCCCCGCAAAGAAGTTGTTTTCGGGGATTTATTATATGTGGAACAAGGGGAAGAAGTTCCCGCCGACGGAGAACTCATTGAAGCAGTTTCTCTGCTGATCGATCAATCCAAAATCACCGGAGAATCCGAACCCGTCCAAAAATACCCCAATGACTCCCCGGAAGCTCAAGACGCGCTCCAAGGGGCGTATCCCATTGGCAATCTCTATCGCGGCACCTTAGTGGATCAAGGACACGGAATCTTTGAGGTCAAAGCCGTCGGAGATTCAACAGAAATCGGCAAACTCGCGATCGCGGTTGCAACCGTCGATTCGAGCGGCGATACCCCCCTCAACCTGCAACTGGAAAAACTCAGCCAACTGATCGGCGTTGTCGGTTTGGGCGTAGCCGGAGCGCTCTTTTTCGCCCTCCTCCTGCGTGGTTTCCTCACCGGAGAGTTGAACGTTACCCCCCAACAGGGTTATTTTGTCGCCCTCTTAATCGCCAGCGTTCTCGTCGTTCTCGTTCCCGTCTGGCTACCTGTTCTCTACGACGGTTTGAACCTAAGCGGGAAAGAAGTCGATCCACCCAACTGGTTAGAAGATTCGGGATTGAAAGGCTGGCTGAAAACCGCGAGTGCTGGCTGCGTCCTCTTCGCCCTAGGCATTGGAGTCGCGCAACCCCTCAACCTTCTCCCCGATTCCGGTCAACCCTGGCTCCCAGGGGAGGTAGGAACCGCCCTCCTGCAATACTTTATGGTTGCCGTAACGATCATCGTCGTTGCCGTTCCCGAAGGCTTGCCCATGAGCGTTACCCTCTCCCTCGCCTACAGTATGCGCAAAATGGCAGCCTCAAATAATTTAGTCCGGCGGATGCACGCTTGCGAAACTATCGGCGCAGCAACCGTTATTTGTTCCGATAAAACCGGAACCCTTACCCAAAACCAAATGCGGGTCAGCGAAGCTGACTTTCCCAGCTTGCAGGCAAAAGACCCCAGCGATGTTGCCTTTGCCGAAGCACTAATTGCCGAAGCGATCGCGGCAAACAGTACCGCAGACCTCGAACGCAAGCCCCAAGAGGAACACCGGGTTTTAGGGAACGTTACAGAAGGGGCGCTGCTGCTGTGGCTAGAAGGTCGTGAATTTGACTACCTCCCCTACCGCAACAACTTTCAATTCACCTACCAAACCTCCTTTTCCACCGAAAAAAAATATATGTCCACCTTGGGGACATCCGGAGTGACAGAAAAAGATGTCATCCACGTCAAAGGCGCGCCAGAAATCGTCTTGAGTTATTGCTCCCACATCCTCACCCCCAACGGGGAAATGCCCCTAGAGGAACGGGAAACGATTTTAGCCGAACTCAAAGCCTTTCAACAAAAAGGAATGCGCACCCTCGCCCTCGCCTACGAGCAACTCCCCAATAATTTGATGCAGGAAGAGTTTCAGGGCTTGCGTCATAACTTGACCTGGTTGGGGTTTGTTGCCATTGCCGACCCCCTGCGCAAAGAAGTTCCCCAAGCGATTCAAACCTGCTTGAAAGCAGGGATCAACATCAAAGTCGTAACGGGAGATTGTGCGGAAACCGCCCTAGAAATTGCGCGACAACTGGGGTTATGGAATCCTGGCGACAATGAAATCAGTCCTTACACCCACCTGACGGGTCGAAATTTTCGCGCCTTAGATGATGAAGAGGCAAGCGTTGCCGTTCGATCTCTCAAAGTGCTTTCTAGAGCGATTCCCTTAGATAAATTGCGCTTAGTACAACTGCTACAAAACAGTGGAGAGGTTGTTGCGGTCACGGGAGACGGAACCAACGATGCGGCTGCTCTCAAACAAGCTCGCGTAGGGTTAGCAATGGGAAGCGGAACGGCAATTGCCAAGGAAGCCAGCGATATCATTCTCCTCGACGATTCCTTTCAAAGCATTATCAATGCAATGATTTGGGGGCGTTCTCTCTACAAAAATATCCAGCGCTTTATCCTCTTTCAACTGACGATTAACGTCGCTGCTTTGGGGATTGCCCTCCTCGGCCCATTCCT from Lusitaniella coriacea LEGE 07157 harbors:
- a CDS encoding calcium-translocating P-type ATPase, PMCA-type, with translation MLIRNIGNRHQPYRGLTSEQVEINRQQHGANVLSHQERESWWKLYLEKFEDPVIRILAIAAIVALSAGAVKGEYTESIGIILAIILATTLAFVNEYKANQEFEILNQVYDDIQVRVIRDGIVTTIPRKEVVFGDLLYVEQGEEVPADGELIEAVSLLIDQSKITGESEPVQKYPNDSPEAQDALQGAYPIGNLYRGTLVDQGHGIFEVKAVGDSTEIGKLAIAVATVDSSGDTPLNLQLEKLSQLIGVVGLGVAGALFFALLLRGFLTGELNVTPQQGYFVALLIASVLVVLVPVWLPVLYDGLNLSGKEVDPPNWLEDSGLKGWLKTASAGCVLFALGIGVAQPLNLLPDSGQPWLPGEVGTALLQYFMVAVTIIVVAVPEGLPMSVTLSLAYSMRKMAASNNLVRRMHACETIGAATVICSDKTGTLTQNQMRVSEADFPSLQAKDPSDVAFAEALIAEAIAANSTADLERKPQEEHRVLGNVTEGALLLWLEGREFDYLPYRNNFQFTYQTSFSTEKKYMSTLGTSGVTEKDVIHVKGAPEIVLSYCSHILTPNGEMPLEERETILAELKAFQQKGMRTLALAYEQLPNNLMQEEFQGLRHNLTWLGFVAIADPLRKEVPQAIQTCLKAGINIKVVTGDCAETALEIARQLGLWNPGDNEISPYTHLTGRNFRALDDEEASVAVRSLKVLSRAIPLDKLRLVQLLQNSGEVVAVTGDGTNDAAALKQARVGLAMGSGTAIAKEASDIILLDDSFQSIINAMIWGRSLYKNIQRFILFQLTINVAALGIALLGPFLGVALPLTVTQMLWVNLIMDTFAALALAAEPPQNEVIEEKPRNPSAFIISPSMVKNILAGGLSFLVFLIGFLLYLRQDDQMSLRELSIFFAVFVLLQFWNLFNARCLGSNQSAFKGILQNKGFLLVAATILLGQVAIVQFGGSVFRTVPLPGRDWLIIIASTSVVLWFGEIWRWFGRRTSNIN